AAGTACAAAAACCtgaattacttatttattttatttgagacAAAAGTTATAATGTGTTCTCCATAGCTGTACCCTTTTGTGGTCATTTGCCCGAAAAGTTGGTAAActcaggggtcagaggttagCTCAGTGGTCTCTCTGAAtgagggcgtctgccaaatgctataAAATGTAAACTCCTGTCTTACACCCTTATGAACTTGACCCAAAAATAAagttactgtttttttaaatcgatGGAATTGTTTCAGGAGAAAACAACAAATCAACAAGAACTGGCCCAAAAGAAGGCCGAGTTCAGGTCGTACATGTTAGCTCATTATGAGGTAAGCTTTGTTTTTTCAGTAGATAAAAACctggactgttgttgttgttgtttctacaGTTACACAGATTTACATCTCTGAGTTCACCTGGATAACACGGGACATGAAGTTAAGTCTTGCTAGTCATAAGCCCTTATTGAAGTGGCCCACATTCTCATGCTTGCCCATTcttcctgcttccaacacatcaacttttgATTTTTCACTGGCTGCCTCATATACATCCGTCCCTTTGACCAGTGCCGTTGTAATATGACAATCGGTGTTATTCACTTCAGTTATCAGTGCTTTCATTTTATGGCTAATTATATGCCTTGGTGAAGCAgctttgattattttattacaaagactagactttattttatttacgttTCATTTACTTATGtaatactttttgttttttaaattcctGTTGATTACccattatactgtactttatatgGTAAACACCCTGAATTTATTTAGTGATCCTGTGGCTGGTTTTTAAGGATGttgtttcttatgttttttttcttctttttattgtaggctgtttttccctttttttggttttaacattaaaatttctGCTTAGAAAAGAGAACAAgtacattattttgtatttgcgTCCTTTAGTTTTCATTTATCTGAAGCAttttacttttaacaattgaacCCATTGTTTCAGATGTATGAGAATTTGAATAAGGATAACATGATTCTGAAGGAGAATTACCAGAGAGCAGTGGAGTCAGGTGTTCAGCTGGAGCTTGAAAAGAATGAGATGAAGGACCAAATGCACAAAAGGCCACGTTTACTGCAGCAAATGAAACAAAGAGCCAGACATGAAGTTAGGCAGGTGAGGGAGACAATCATTAGTACTAAGCAGTTCCTCCAAACAACAGGAGTTAGAGTATGACGAGGTGTATGACAGACTGTAAATGTGTAGGGGAAATGGCTTTGTTTATGCAGGGAATACTATTAATGCAAGGTTCAGACCGACAATATGCAGTCATTGGAGAAATATTGTACTCTATACTTCaggtgacaaaaaaaacaaacaaacaaaaaaaaatgatgggtttcaatatattgtcatttttaccaaaaaaatgtCCAACCTTTTCAAAAATAACTTGCTTTCTGGAGAACTGTATCattcttataaatatttttggtccAATGTTCAATTAAACGTTATTATAGTTTTGCAGTTTTATTagaatttaaaatgtcaaaataattaaaagtctTCTGCTTCTCGGCTGTATTGTAGCAGCGTAAACGAGAGAGGTGTTTATATGAAGCATGCTTTTTATTTGACTCCTGATTTTACCCAAAGCAATTCAATATTCAATTAAATGGAAAGAAGCAAACTTTAAAACGCCATAactgttatagtaaacaatgTGTCAGTTGATACTCAGTAATAGTCAAACTTTATATGTGATCCTCTTACATTTGATCTGTATTTTTGCAGGAGCATGGCATAGCGCTTACATCCGACAAGACAAGAAATGATACTTCAGGATCTGAGAAGAGGAGAACTTCTTAGTCTTCATCTTAGTCTTTGTTGTTGTGAAGGATATAATAGGATATAGGAGTAGGAACATAATAGGaaggatatacagtaataaacctCAGAGTAACAGAGAGAAGCGAGATCCTGCATGGTGCTCTGGAGCCCTTCAAGTAGCAGCATGAAGATGTTGAAGGTGATGAGGCTAACCAGGTGGCTTCAGAACCAGCTTCAGACACATCTGCTCCAGAAGCAACCAAGAAGACCAGGGCTCCTGCACTTATATTACAGCCTGaacaggaacaggaagtagATGACTGGTACAGGGAAAATGAATTCCTGTATAATTTTAGAATGGCTGCATACTAAAATAGAGATCAGAGAAGCAGAGTAGTTTTAGACAAGGCACAACAGTTGGGCATCACAGCTGACCAGTTGACTACTTGGGTGAAGTCTATGAGTGATAGGGCTGGAAAACTTACCAAGAAGCTTCTGGGTCTGGGTCAGGAGCGCAGCCAATGACAGACCGAGACAAGTGGATACTGGAGAATTTGGGCCATATCCAGAATTTCATGAAGAGGGTGGCTAGTGGTCCAGTACGGCTAGTAGTCGGTCCGCTGATGTCGCAGTTTCTTCATCTGCCAATGACAGTGACAAGGAGGATGGAGATTCTGAAGCTGGGTCTAGCACAGTCTCGAAAAGGTCCACTAATAAGAAGACAGCCACTGTCCAGTGTTCATCATCGCCCAGTGCAGCTGCTCTTAGTGAAGTAAGTATGTCTTTATGCTCTAGTGTTTATTCCTCTGTTGTCTGATGTGCCAGTGACATTACGTGCCTAGACAATGGTTCCAACAGAATTATAGAAGTTCAAAAATGTATACTGGAGAACTTCTTCCCTTCATTTTGTCTTATACAGTATCTGATGTTTCAGGAGATGTGAAAGGagcattattattgttttgtttatcaGTCGCCAGAGACAGCTTGGGCCTCCACGCGCTCCTTGGACCTACCAGCCGACTCTTGGCCCTCTGTGGGCGTACCAGCTGGCAGCTTCCTCGTCGTTCCAGCCAGCAGCTTCCATGACCTTCCAGGCACCTGCAGGTCCTCCTCCGTCCTTCCAGCTTCCTGTAGAGCCTTCATCGTTGCAGCGACCTGCTTCATCACCCAGGCAGCTCTCCACCCCAGTAACATCATCTGATGCTGGGGCATCTCTAATCTGTCAGGCGTTCCTACAGGCCATCACACCTGTCCAGACAAGCACTCCCAGCACGCCTGATGACACCTCTTTTACGACGCAGTTGATTCGGGCACTTGGGCACGATGAGAATTCTGGTGATGACAAATAACTTTTGTGCTATCACTATAAGGACTGTTGTTAATGTTAACTGTTCTAATATGTTCATTTGTGTTTTTACAGTTCCACTTCTTTTGGATTGttatacagtacttaaaaatTATGGTTGTGAACTTTAATTAAGTTAAGTGATTAATTGGTAGCAGtttacaaagaaagaaatgctgCTATAAAAACAGTTCTAAATAAGTGAAGAAGTGATCAAAGGTAATCATAACCAATAAAATAAGTCTAGAATGATTCACTGACCTCTGATTCACTGATTAGATAAGAACAGTGACATAGTTTTAACCTATACTTTGCATAGGGTGAATATAATGTTCCTCACTTCCTACTAATAGTAGTGGtgcagtataaataaaatggtaTATTATGTATAATTGTCTGAAAAGTGTATGCATACAACCCTGCTTGGCACATAATCATAATACACACTTTTATTACAAGATTACAGTTGTACATAAACCAATGCCACGTACaccatatatttataaaatgtgaaacaacattttaaattaacagaacTAGTTTAGTTAGTTTGGTTTGTTTAATGACATTTGGAATACAATATCAACcagtgtaaaattttttttgtgactaCCAATATTGGTTTGTTGTTTCTGAAAAATGGGACCCTTTCTGGTTGCTGTGGCATT
This region of Clarias gariepinus isolate MV-2021 ecotype Netherlands chromosome 9, CGAR_prim_01v2, whole genome shotgun sequence genomic DNA includes:
- the LOC128529653 gene encoding uncharacterized protein LOC128529653, producing the protein MTDRDKWILENLGHIQNFMKRVASGPVRLVVGPLMSQFLHLPMTVTRRMEILKLGLAQSRKGPLIRRQPLSSVHHRPVQLLLVNRQRQLGPPRAPWTYQPTLGPLWAYQLAASSSFQPAASMTFQAPAGPPPSFQLPVEPSSLQRPASSPRQLSTPVTSSDAGASLICQAFLQAITPVQTSTPSTPDDTSFTTQLIRALGHDENSGDDK